The following is a genomic window from Psychrobacter immobilis.
CTCAGAGCCACATAAAGCCACGTGCTCTAGAATATGCGCCTCACCTTTTGAGTCCATTGGCTGAGTGCGAAAGCCAACCAAAAAGGCATTTTCATCACTCGGATGTGCCAAATGGTAATGCATGGCCCCAGTCTTAACATGCTGACTGATCAGCACATCCATCGATAGCGCCTCAATGTGGCGATGCTCAATCAGCTCAAAGGCAGGATGCAAAGTTAGATCAGTAGTAGATAACGTGTCGGTCATAATTTTCCTTATGGATTGCTCTAATTTTATTTAGAATAATATGCGATTAATGACTAAATATAGCCAGTGGCGATAAAATAGAATCAGAGTAAACAATAGATAAATAGTGTATTTAGTACTTATCGTAGGGTGTTTTTTATATGATATTTATATAAAAATATTGTGAGTATTATTGTGATTAACTTATGAGTAATATTCAAATTTAATGGCATGTACCCGTGCATCATTTTAAATGACAGCAATGCACCGGTATAAATTAAAAAGAATTTGCCTAACGGAATTAGATGGGGTTCGCACCTTCATAAGTCAAGATACTGTAGTAATAAAGATGACCAATATGGCAGAATGTCGGATTTTCACAAAGCGAACTCAAAGCTTACTTAACAGCAGCCATCAGTAGTGCTATAGTTAAAATCATCTGTCACAAGGAGCCGCTCATGAGTTACGAACATATTTTATTGGTCACCGACTTAATGTCCGATGCTGATGTGGTCGCCCAAAAGGCCAAACGTATCGTCGAGAATCGTCCTAACGCCAAGTTATCAGTATTACATATCGTCAAAGATACCATGGTTGGCTTCGGCTATGAGCTGGTGCCAGCCTCCAGCTTATACGATGAGATTGACGATGAACGCTGTCAAGAAGCGCGTGCCAAATTGGCACAGTTTTTGGAGCGTAATGATCTACATGCGGTGAATTCGGAAGTGACCACTGCCATCTCTAACAGTGAAGGCATCGTCAACTATTGTCACAAGCATGATGTTGATTTACTAGTCATCGGTCGTCATGAACGCCATGGTATCGCCGCTTGGCTCAGTGGCGCGACGGCAGATAATATCTTGCCTAACGTCCCATGCGACAGCTTAGTCGTAAGACTGGATAAACCCGTTAATAAGTAGTTTAAAAAAAGACTTAACGTTGTTTCCAAGTTAGTTAAAACTATTAAAAAAGCTCATTAAAAAAAGCGCATTGTCTGACAGTGCGCTTTTTTATTACTAACTAAAATAGTAGATATTCTCGCTAATACCTCTGTATTTCTAAGACCTCTATATTTATCACTAAAATTAATTTTTTGTCAAAATATCAATAAAACTTTGCCAAATCGGGCTTTGATGGCGGGCTTTATGCCACACCAGCCACCAAGTTCGTGACAAATCGATGCCCGCGACTTTCACCTGTACCAGCGCTCCTGCTGTCAGCTCTGCCTGAATGACATGCTGTGATAAACAGCCAAGACCAATATCTGCACTCACCATATGCTTAATAGCTTCCGACTGCTGAATCGCCATCACAATTTCCGCATCAGGCAAATGCTTGAGCAGCTGCTCGTCGATAATTTGCCGTGTACCTGACCCTGCCTCTCGTACCAATAGCGGCAGCTTTGCCAGTTGTGCAATGCTAAGCTCGTAGCAATTATCCGCATCGTTATACGCTGCCATGTCTGTCAACCATTTGCTATCACGCTTGGTAAAGATCATCAAGGTATCTGTCCGCCACGCACGCTGCTCAATGACTTTCATATCTGTGGGGCGTGGCATACCCTCTACGAGCGCAATATCAATATTTAATTGTTCAACTTCGCTGACCACTTCTTGAGTATTGGCGATATACATATCGATATGGGCATCGGGTAGCGTCGCATATAGCTTAGCAAGCAGCGGCGGCAGTACATAATTGCCGATTGTGGTACTGGCACCGATATGAATCTGCCCTGCTTGATGCTTATGATAATGCTCTAGAGTTAAGGCCTGCCCCAAGATGGCTTGCGCCTGTATATAAATAGGATGGGCGTTGGGGTGCTGATTGAGCCTACGTCCGACGCGCTCAAACAGTGGCATTTGCAGCCTTGCTTCTAATTCTGTCAGCGCACTACTGACCGCCGACTGCGATAAATGCAGCGCTTCACTGGCACGGCTAGTACTACCCGTTTGATAAATACTGACAAACACCGATAATTGCTTGAGGGTAATCTTTGGTAATACCTGCATGGCTTTTTTCATAATTTCTCTGATACCCCATCTTATTGATACAATCTAAAAAGCACCTGTTACTTTAAAAGCCCTTTATTATCTAAAAAACCATCTTTTTAGCCCAAAGACTTTTATTAACCTAAAAAATCGATAGTTTTTATCTAATTAATCTGTTTTTATTATAGATTGGTCTGCCTTATAATGTCTATTCATAAGCTTATGCTTATTTCGATTATAGATAATACATAATAGGACAGTCAGTCATGTACGCCTTGACCCAATCAGTAAATAACTATTTCCCGCGCAGCCGCCATTTAGCAGGGCTTATCGTCGTGCTGATTGGCAGCTTATTTTGTTTATGGCTCAATACTAGTGTCAACACATGGACCAATGGACGTATCGTTGGCTTGTCTTCTCTCACTTTAGCCATTCTCATTGGTATGGTATTGGGCAATACGGTCTATCCTAACCTTGCTGAGCGCTTAAGTGTCGGCGTGGCATTTGCCAAAGGTCAAATATTGCGCCTCGCCATCATGTTTTATGGCTTTAAGCTGACCCTAACACAAGTATCAAGTGTCGGACTGTCTGCGGTGATGAGCGATGCGTTGGTATTGACATCGACCTTTTTACTCACCTATTGGATAGGTACCCGATGGTTAAAAGTCGATAAACAAACGACACTATTAATTGGGTCAGGCGCAAGTATTTGCGGTGCCGCCGCGGTGATTGCAGCAGAGCCTGTGGTCAAAGCGGAAGCACACAAAGTCACTATTGCCGTGGCGACAGTGGTGGTCTTTGGTACGGTTGCGATGCTGCTCTATCCGTTTTTATACCATCTTGGTTGGTTGCAACCTTGGCTAAATGCTCAGCAGTACGGGATTTATACAGGTTCCACCATTCATGAAGTGGCGCAAGTCGTCGTCGCTGGTAACGCAGTCAGTCCCGAAGTGGGTGACACAGCGGTTGTCACCAAGATGATACGCGTCATGATGCTTGCCCCTTTTTTACTTATTTTATCGTTTGCCTTAACCAAAGGTAGCAGCGACAATGGTAAAAAACCATCGTTTATGAATCGCGTCCAACAAGTCAAAGTGCCTTGGTTTGCCTTTATATTCATTGCCATCGTTTTACTACACACTTGGGTGCCGATGACCGCAAGCTTTGAGCGTAGTATGGTGATGCTAGACGATGTGCTGCTCACCATGGCGATGTTTGCGCTTGGTCTAACCACGCATTTGGGCGCTATTAAACAAGCTGGCGTTAAACCCCTTATCTTGGGGGCGATTATGTTCGCTTGGCTGATCATTGGCGGTGGATTGATTAATATTGGCATAAGCTTACTTGGCTAGAATAAACTACCAAACATCCTTGCCGTTCGTTATCATTCTTGCCATGAGTTATATAGATTAAAAAAGCCGATGACTATGCTAGTTATCGGCTTTCTTGGTTTATCGTCTGATTTAAAAGCTACTCAACATAAAGCGCACGTTACGTTATAGATATTAAACTTTTAATTGCAAATAGCTTATCTTAAATCGTAGACGAAAAAAAACGAACCCGAAGGTTCGCTTTTTTTTCATCTTGCTCTAAGTGTCTATAAAGACAAATTAGATAGCAACGATGTTATGGGCTTGTGGGCCTTTTTGACCTTGAGTTACAGTGAACTCAACTTCTTGGCCTTCAGCTAAAGTTTTGAAGCCTGAACCAGTGATTTCGCTGTAATGAGCAAAAACGTCTGCGCCAGTTTCTGGAGCGATAAAACCAAAGCCTTTAGCTTCGTTGAACCACTTAACTGTACCTTTTTGAACGTCTGACATAATATAATCCTACTTTTAAATTTATTAATGGCCTAGTGACCGATAACGCTTGCAAATAGCTACTGAACGATAAATATTAAAACGAAGGATTATAACTAATACTACGAGGTAATGATTTGGTGCAGAACTGCTCTTAAGCTTGGACGTATTATAGGGGGAACATCCTGATTTCGCAAGTCTTATCTTAGCTTTCATGTAACTAAAGCCCATTTCTTACGATTTTTGACCTGAAAATCAACGCATTTTAGGCATTTGGCAAACGGAATAAATAGACCGCTACCCCAGTACAGACCACGGCTACCAGCCATGCCATCCATATCATATCGGCGGGGATATTAAAAAATAACATCGTTGTTGAAATAGTCATCATTATTGTCGCTAACCACTTAGCATAGAGTGGCACCGCATGATTATTTTCCCAATCGCGGACAAATTTCCCAAAGTATTTATGATTGATCAGCCAAAAATGAAAGCGCCGCGAACTACGTGCCCAGCAACCTGCCGCCAGTAATATAAAAGGCGCAGTCGGCATGACTGGCAGTAACACGCCGATAATCCCTAGTACAAAAAATAGCCAGCCCAGTATGACAAACGTCCAACGCACCGTTGGGCTGTTATGCTGATTGGTTTTGGGTCGATAATAAAAAGCTTTTTTGTGTTGGCTCATAAAAATACTGTCATTGAATGATATGTAGAGGCTAATATTTAATAAAGATTAGACAGCTAGATTGTTAAACCAGATAATCATTTATAGAACTGCCTACCTATATAGGTAGCTAAGCATGCAATATCACTTAAAACGGTACAAGGCTATTTTTACGAGGTTTTTGCTATCAATAGGTATGTTTGGTTAGTGGTTGGGTAAGTGAGCTCACAACCTTTGACTGATTTTTTAGCAATAAAAAACCGCTCATAGCTAGACTATAAACGGTTCTATCGTTGAAGATACTATCCTAATTTATTCATTTCGCTATCAATCCTATCTCGCGTGCCTCTTTTAGCCAGCTTGGGAACTCCTCCAGCATATTCTCATATAAGGCTTCTTCGCTGATATCATCCAAATCATCGAGTTCAAAAAAGTCACAATTATCAATCACGCGCCCTGTCATGTCGTCCAGTTTTTTTAGGATGCCATAACCACGACCACCCAAGCCTACAAACTGCCAAAATATCGGTAGTTTCGCGGCTTCCGTCATGACTCTGGTGATACCGCGATTGTCATTCACCCCGCCATCACTGATAAATAGCACGTATACAGGTACATCCAAGCCATCTTTTTGGTAAAACTCCGTCACGGCTTTCATGACTTCTGCTTCGTTATTCACACGTGGGCCAAGTGCCCATTTGCGCCAGCCGCCATGAGCATTGTCAATGAAACCGTCATAGTTTCTCAACCCAATCTCACCCAAATACTGCGGATCTCGGGCAAACGCCCAGCAGTCTAGCGCTTGGTCGTCATCAAAGCTCACTGCCAATGGCAATAGACGATTGACCACTTCTTGCACACGACCTTGTTTATATTGTCTGTTCATTGAGCCTGAGGCATCTAGCACCAACGCTACTTTTGCGGTTAATTGCTGCAATTGGCGTTTCTCAAGCGATATCGTGGCTTTTTTGGCCAGATTGACCAGTTTTGGT
Proteins encoded in this region:
- a CDS encoding universal stress protein; translation: MSYEHILLVTDLMSDADVVAQKAKRIVENRPNAKLSVLHIVKDTMVGFGYELVPASSLYDEIDDERCQEARAKLAQFLERNDLHAVNSEVTTAISNSEGIVNYCHKHDVDLLVIGRHERHGIAAWLSGATADNILPNVPCDSLVVRLDKPVNK
- a CDS encoding LysR substrate-binding domain-containing protein yields the protein MKKAMQVLPKITLKQLSVFVSIYQTGSTSRASEALHLSQSAVSSALTELEARLQMPLFERVGRRLNQHPNAHPIYIQAQAILGQALTLEHYHKHQAGQIHIGASTTIGNYVLPPLLAKLYATLPDAHIDMYIANTQEVVSEVEQLNIDIALVEGMPRPTDMKVIEQRAWRTDTLMIFTKRDSKWLTDMAAYNDADNCYELSIAQLAKLPLLVREAGSGTRQIIDEQLLKHLPDAEIVMAIQQSEAIKHMVSADIGLGCLSQHVIQAELTAGALVQVKVAGIDLSRTWWLVWHKARHQSPIWQSFIDILTKN
- a CDS encoding YeiH family protein is translated as MYALTQSVNNYFPRSRHLAGLIVVLIGSLFCLWLNTSVNTWTNGRIVGLSSLTLAILIGMVLGNTVYPNLAERLSVGVAFAKGQILRLAIMFYGFKLTLTQVSSVGLSAVMSDALVLTSTFLLTYWIGTRWLKVDKQTTLLIGSGASICGAAAVIAAEPVVKAEAHKVTIAVATVVVFGTVAMLLYPFLYHLGWLQPWLNAQQYGIYTGSTIHEVAQVVVAGNAVSPEVGDTAVVTKMIRVMMLAPFLLILSFALTKGSSDNGKKPSFMNRVQQVKVPWFAFIFIAIVLLHTWVPMTASFERSMVMLDDVLLTMAMFALGLTTHLGAIKQAGVKPLILGAIMFAWLIIGGGLINIGISLLG
- a CDS encoding cold-shock protein translates to MSDVQKGTVKWFNEAKGFGFIAPETGADVFAHYSEITGSGFKTLAEGQEVEFTVTQGQKGPQAHNIVAI
- a CDS encoding YbaN family protein gives rise to the protein MSQHKKAFYYRPKTNQHNSPTVRWTFVILGWLFFVLGIIGVLLPVMPTAPFILLAAGCWARSSRRFHFWLINHKYFGKFVRDWENNHAVPLYAKWLATIMMTISTTMLFFNIPADMIWMAWLVAVVCTGVAVYLFRLPNA
- a CDS encoding VWA domain-containing protein translates to MNHLTIGQRAPLSNLAIDDTAPITLKFTRQSPIEMDISCFALDAAGKLINDDYMVFYNQPTSPCGQIKLTHYESQPTANKGIQAEFEVNLSKLATNIDSLFFVLSADTPLNQIQSLEIGIWQQSQKVQAEYQAADFAQQQASMLIQLYRKSGIWRVSNVAQGFNGGLAAIVQHFGGDVEEGSSQAAEVTAAPVQTKPSLEKVMLDKAPKLVNLAKKATISLEKRQLQQLTAKVALVLDASGSMNRQYKQGRVQEVVNRLLPLAVSFDDDQALDCWAFARDPQYLGEIGLRNYDGFIDNAHGGWRKWALGPRVNNEAEVMKAVTEFYQKDGLDVPVYVLFISDGGVNDNRGITRVMTEAAKLPIFWQFVGLGGRGYGILKKLDDMTGRVIDNCDFFELDDLDDISEEALYENMLEEFPSWLKEAREIGLIAK